Genomic DNA from Bacteroides zhangwenhongii:
ATGGTAGTGGAAAAATTCAAGACTCCCCATATAAAAACTAAATCTCTGAATTTTTCCACCCCACCGATATTTTATGCTTATGGCTTTATAAACTGATTTTTTATCCGTTGAACGGTTGAAATACCAATACTTTGTAGCTTAGCTATATTTCTGATTGAATAGCCTTTTCTTAGTAAAGCAATGACTTCTTTATATTCTTCTTTTTTCTTATCATCCGTTTTAGTTGAACCTGTCTTTCTGCCAAGTTTACCACCTTTGGCAATATAATTTGCCCTACCACTATTCAAACGGTATTGGATATTACTTCTTTCGATATTTGCCATTTCTGCAAGCACTGTCACCATGATAGACGCTATTGGATTAACTTCCCCATTTGGTTGCAAAGTATATAAGCCCAAGTTCTGTATGTAAACCGATACTTTCGATTCATGTAATATATCTAAAGAGCGAAGAACCTGTAATGTGCTTCTTCCTAGTCTTGACAATTCAGACAAAAGTAGGATATTCACAGATTCACGTTTACAGTATTCCAAACATTCTCCTAAAATCTGTCTTTCCTCTATTTTCTTTGCACCTGAAATATGCTCTTGGAATATATTCACAATTTCTATACCCTGTGAAATAGCATATTTCTTTAAATCCTCTATTTGTCTGCTTGTGTCCTGTCTGTCATTACTTGACGAAACACGGGCATATATTACGGCTGTTTTCATTTTATTCTTTGATTAAATTGATAACATGAAAGAATGTGTTCAAACCACCTTTGCAGATTTATTTGAACACATTTCTATTTTGAACACTAACGAGGTTTATTCGCTTCTTCAATATCCCATAAGCCAACTAAAAGAATAAGCAAGATTAACGGAACACAACCTGTTATAAAAGACAATACCACCCAAAAGAGCCAAACAAGTATCTTATAATAGAACATGATTCTTTGTTTTACGTAGTTAATAAAATAGGAGAATACCCATTTCTGAATATTCCCCTGTTTAATCAATCAATAAACCACTTATATTTAGTGTCTCCATGTAAAGCGGCATTTATTCCCGTTGCTATTTCGGTTGCATTTACTGCTCTATCCAAGAATGAATCTATATAACTGCTCTTATTTGCTCCTGTCAATAGATTGTACAATTTCCACATACTAATATCATTTCCCAAGCTCCCAAAGTTCTTATCATTAATGTATGCTTTTGCAACTGTATTTATTTGCGAATCTGTGATAAGCATTTTAGGAATATTTTTCTGATAACCTTGTGGTAATGATTGATGAAGTCTCATCCTCCCAAGTAGTTGGCAAAATTGATGTTCTGTAAGGTATGAATTACCAAGTGTTTGCAGTAAGTGTAGATGTTTTGCAGGTTGGTAACTCTGAAACATTTCCAATACTGCCCGATATAAATCTTTGGTATTAGTTACTTCCAAACAGCTAAGAAAACCGTCTGTTGACACACACAAGTTTGTGCATACTTTACAAATAAAGCCAATAAACACTTTAAAGCGTTCTGCTCCTTTCTTTGAATAAAGATTAGTGTGATTATAAGCACGAACACCACCAATAGTTAATATTAACTTATTCCCGTTCACCGTTTCGTAAATCGTAGGAATCTGAATAATAAAAGCACATCTTTCGTAGTAGATAGTCTTATCACTTTCGAGAAGTTGATTTGCAGGTTTGTGTATTGCTTCGGGCACTCTCCCTTTAATAATATGACTTACACGAATATCGGGCTTATCAATACTTTCACCACTGAAGAACGTATTTGCAGCGTCATAAACAGTATCAATAAATGCAGGGTGAGGAATTGTAAGCTCATTATCTTTGGCAAATACGGGTGTAATACAATCTTCTTTCAAATGTTGCATTGTTACCTCTAATGTATTAGCTTCCAAGAAATGAGGATTCTCTTTTTTAACTTTTGGTTGTTCTTCGATTATTACCGCTTCTTCTGCATACTCACCAAAGTTACTTTCTCTTCTTACCTGTGGCACATTGCCAATAATTTGTAGATTTCTCATAACGAATAAAATTTTAAATGATTTATAAATTGATTACGTGGAGAATAGATATTTCGTTTCTCTCCAACTACCCTCGGGGGGTGTTAGAGGGTACTGTTCATGCGCTCATGTAACTTTCAATTCAGTAAATCATAGGAGAAGAAAGCTGATATATATTTAGGCTCTTATTTTAACAGGTAGGGGGTATTATATATAAGTATCTGTACTCTATTGCATACATCTAATTCATATATTATTTATTTGGAACACTTACATTTTCTTCATATCTTCGTAATTCATAATAAAAGGAAAAGTCATGAATAGTAAATACAAAGAATACAAAGCACCATATATACTTGAAAAACATCCTTTTGAAGCATATATTCCCGAAAAAGCTAAAACTTTAATCATAGGCACATTTCCAACTCGTAAAGAAAATCGTAAATTTGAGTTTTATTATGCTAATGAAAAGAATGTGTTTTGGGATATTTTAGGGAAAATCTTCAATTTTCAATTTCATTTCGATGAAGGAATGAAAGCTGTAAATGAAAGAAAAGAATTTCTTAAAGATAATTTAATTGGAATCACTGATATGCACCTATTATGTTATCGCAGAAAAGGCTCTTCATCGGATAAAGATATTCTCCACGTAAAATTGCAAGACATTTTCTTCTTATTATCACAATACCCTTCAATAAA
This window encodes:
- a CDS encoding recombinase family protein is translated as MKTAVIYARVSSSNDRQDTSRQIEDLKKYAISQGIEIVNIFQEHISGAKKIEERQILGECLEYCKRESVNILLLSELSRLGRSTLQVLRSLDILHESKVSVYIQNLGLYTLQPNGEVNPIASIMVTVLAEMANIERSNIQYRLNSGRANYIAKGGKLGRKTGSTKTDDKKKEEYKEVIALLRKGYSIRNIAKLQSIGISTVQRIKNQFIKP
- a CDS encoding uracil-DNA glycosylase family protein yields the protein MNSKYKEYKAPYILEKHPFEAYIPEKAKTLIIGTFPTRKENRKFEFYYANEKNVFWDILGKIFNFQFHFDEGMKAVNERKEFLKDNLIGITDMHLLCYRRKGSSSDKDILHVKLQDIFFLLSQYPSINKLILTSRTEYVGALGLLKIYFMQQDKFLEIPQSATKLIKNTFIYEERTIKIFVPYSTSPKVMKDYEFDFILNMYKQVFSD
- a CDS encoding DUF3871 family protein codes for the protein MRNLQIIGNVPQVRRESNFGEYAEEAVIIEEQPKVKKENPHFLEANTLEVTMQHLKEDCITPVFAKDNELTIPHPAFIDTVYDAANTFFSGESIDKPDIRVSHIIKGRVPEAIHKPANQLLESDKTIYYERCAFIIQIPTIYETVNGNKLILTIGGVRAYNHTNLYSKKGAERFKVFIGFICKVCTNLCVSTDGFLSCLEVTNTKDLYRAVLEMFQSYQPAKHLHLLQTLGNSYLTEHQFCQLLGRMRLHQSLPQGYQKNIPKMLITDSQINTVAKAYINDKNFGSLGNDISMWKLYNLLTGANKSSYIDSFLDRAVNATEIATGINAALHGDTKYKWFID